The nucleotide window CGGCGGTCGAGAATACGCCGATACACTTCCCACTCGACCCACGGACCGCGTCGGCGCTCTTCGATCAAGGTGAGATCTTCCGCATCTTCCAACCACTGTGCGATCGCCTCTTGAACGAC belongs to Vicinamibacteria bacterium and includes:
- a CDS encoding DUF6290 family protein — its product is MDTITNRIDEDLKKLLDRYCEEHGLEARAVVQEAIAQWLEDAEDLTLIEERRRGPWVEWEVYRRILDRR